CCGCCGGGAAGTAGCGAAACGAATTGGCGCTGCTAGAGAACGACGATTTGGCGACCCGGTCGCCGAGGTACGCGGGCGGCGCGATCGCGGCCGGCTGAGCTTGTCGCGAAATGAAATCGGCAATCGGCGTCGGGTCGCGGAGGCTGTGCGGATGATGGCCGGCGCCCTCTTTGATCATCACCGAAATTCGGCCGCCGAATTGCCGATAGATAGTCTCGATCGTCGTCGAGTAGCGGCCGAGCAAAGGGTCGATGCTGCCGCACACGTGCAAGATGGGCACATCGGCCGCCGCCAAATCGCCGAGCCTTCTGATCGATTCCGGCTCGATGGCGGGATTGTCGGCATAGATACAGGAGACCTTGCTTGGATTGGCGGTGGCCCAGTTATAGGCGAATGCGCCGCCACGGCTCATGCCGATGAAATTGGGCGTCTTCGACAGGCCGTGTTTTTCGGTGAGAAACGCGTACCAGGCATCCCAGCTTTTGTCGGGCTTCAATTGGGCGTTGGCGGAGATGTAGGCAATGTGAAAGCCGCGCTTCAGCAGTTCGACTTCGACCTGCGGTTGATGATCCCAATAGCAGCCGCGCCACGACCACGGATTGCCCAACGCCGCATGCCGCGGCGCAACGATCACGCAACGCCGCTTGCCGGCCGGCGGATCTTTAATGCCGAATTGCTCGCTTGCGTCTCGCTTGAACGGCCGGATTTCGAGCGACGCTTCGTCGATCAGATAATCGTAGCGGTCGAACCCCTCGTGCCATGCGCTCGTCGCGCCCTCGAACGGCACAGGCGCATCGGCTGCCGGAGCGCGGCCAGGCGATACAACGAAGGCGGCCGCAATCAATGCAAACGGCGCGAATCGCACACGAGGGATGCCGGCAATGGTCATGATCGTTCTCCTGGGACAAGCAAAGGGAATTGTGCGAGTGCGCCGTCGGGCGACTACCATCTTGTCCGCTCAAGTGTACGCGAGCAACCATACGACCGTTTCGAAAGATGGAGCGCGGCTATCGACGGCGCGGATTCCGCCCGCCAACGCGGCAAGCGATGCGGCGACGGCTGGCGCCGCGGGAAAGCCAGCCGCAGCTGTTCGTCGCACTCAGCGGGAAGGGCCTGCTGCTGCGCTACGATCTTGCAACCGCCGCTCGCGAATTGACGGTTCCGTTCGACGCGGAAGGGGTTTCGGCATTGGCGATCGGTTCGGCAGCGCAAGGGCCGCTCTATGCATTGTCCGGCGGATCGAACCGACGTGGGGGCGAGGTCTACGCCATCGACACGCAAAAGCTCGCCAAGACGGGCGTGTCGGCAAGTATCGGATGGGGGCAGGGCGTCGGGAAAATTCGCGCCGCCGCCAATAATAGCGTCGTCGTCGGCGATGGGATGTCGTTCGTGCCGGTCGGCGGCAAGCTGCTGTCCTACCAAACGGACCCCAATTCCACGGGAGCGCTTTTTCCAAGTGCCGACGGCACCCTGATCTTCGGGGCGACCGGAACTTGGACCCCCGAGATGAAACCCAAGGACCAAGCCGATCGCAATGCTCAAGCGATTTGTATCCCGTCAGTCGAAGGCCATTATTACCTGCGGGCGCACATGGATCAGCATTTGCCGTCCGAGCCGATGCAGTTGAGCTTTTCGTTGTGCGTCCAAGGTGAAACGCGCCCGCTATTCAAGTTGCCAAACATCGTTTTGCCGCTCGTTCAGGACGACTTCGGGAATTCGCCTTTGTATGCCTTGGATAAAAATGTGTTCCTGATCCCAGCGGCTAAAGTGCTGGCGATCCTCGGGCCGCCCGGGGGCGAACTCACGCTGCACCCATTCGACTTCGACGCCGAGTTGGAGAAATCGGGAATCGACTATCTGTTTGTGTCGTCGGCGCCGCCAACCGTTGCCCGGCTGGGGAAGCTCTACGAGTATTCGCTAACTGTCCGCTCGCGAAAGGGCGGACTGAAGTTCAAGCTCGATTCCGGCCCGCCTGGAATGACGCTCTTCGCCGACGGCAAACTGCGATGGCCCGTTCCCGTCAAACAGCAAGAGGTCGATATTCCGGTGGTCCTGTCGATCATGGACTCCGCCGGACAGAAGATTTTCCAGACGTTCACGATCACGGTCGCCGAGTTGGCCGAGCAGGCCGCCGCAGCACAGGCGGCCGCGGCACGGGTCGCCGAGGCACAGGCCGATCAAGCAACGCAACCCTCGGCAAATCTCTCGACCACCAAGACCGCCACGGCCGGCCAAGCGCTAGCGACGGCCCAAGCTGCGGCCCAAACCAATCCGTTTCAGCCGGCGGGGCCGGTGATTCATGGCCTCGGTCCGAAGACGTCTCGCGTCTGGAAAGACTCCAGCGGCAAGTTTTCCGTCGAGGCCCGCTTCGTCGAAGTGTATCAAGACAAGGTGACGCTACGGAAAACGAACGGCCAATTGATTGAAGTGCCCATCGAACGACTGAATGCCGCGGATCGCGCTCTCGCCCGCGATTTCGCCCGCCGGAGCGAGTAGCTTCGCCGCAGCGACGGATGCAGTCTTTTGGGCCAGCCGTCGGTTGGGCCACGGTCCCTGCCCACCGGAGATGGCGGTTCTATAATAGGGCTGGCAGCCGGCGATATTCGCTCGCTTTGACCGGCGCGGATCGCTGGCTCTCGATCGGTTGGTACATACACTCGGTCGCGGAAGGCAACTATGGAATCACCATCGCCGACACTCAGCAACTTCGGGCCCTCCGCTGCGGTGCTCTCCGGGCGGAACATCTCGCCGGGGCTTGGCATGGGGCGAGCTTGGATCGTCGCCGATGTATTGAAATGGGGAAGTCCCACCACGCGCGTCGATGCCGGTGACGTTCGCCGCGAGCTAGCGCGCCTGGCCGAATCGTTCGAGAAAACGCTCGCCCAACTCGATGAATACGCGCGGCGGATTGAAGCCGAATTCGATCGAGCGCTGGCCGGAATCTTCCGCGCCCACGGCGATATGCTGCGGGAATTGTTCGATTCCGGCGAGTTCGAACACGAACTCAAGGCTTCACGGATTATCGCCGAAGAGGCTGTCCGCCGCGTGCTCCTGCGATGGTACAAGAAATTCGCGGCCGTCGAGAATCCAACGCTGCGCCAGCGGGCAGACGATGTGCTGGACTTAGGCCGCAGCATGATCCGGCGTTTGCGCGGCGAGCACGACTCGGGATTTGCCGCGATGCCCGCACATAGCGTTCTCGTTTCGGAGCGGCTCCTGCCG
The sequence above is drawn from the Pirellulales bacterium genome and encodes:
- a CDS encoding SHD1 domain-containing protein — its product is MRRRLAPRESQPQLFVALSGKGLLLRYDLATAARELTVPFDAEGVSALAIGSAAQGPLYALSGGSNRRGGEVYAIDTQKLAKTGVSASIGWGQGVGKIRAAANNSVVVGDGMSFVPVGGKLLSYQTDPNSTGALFPSADGTLIFGATGTWTPEMKPKDQADRNAQAICIPSVEGHYYLRAHMDQHLPSEPMQLSFSLCVQGETRPLFKLPNIVLPLVQDDFGNSPLYALDKNVFLIPAAKVLAILGPPGGELTLHPFDFDAELEKSGIDYLFVSSAPPTVARLGKLYEYSLTVRSRKGGLKFKLDSGPPGMTLFADGKLRWPVPVKQQEVDIPVVLSIMDSAGQKIFQTFTITVAELAEQAAAAQAAAARVAEAQADQATQPSANLSTTKTATAGQALATAQAAAQTNPFQPAGPVIHGLGPKTSRVWKDSSGKFSVEARFVEVYQDKVTLRKTNGQLIEVPIERLNAADRALARDFARRSE